In one Chelmon rostratus isolate fCheRos1 chromosome 7, fCheRos1.pri, whole genome shotgun sequence genomic region, the following are encoded:
- the zgc:101731 gene encoding SNARE_SNAP25N and SNARE_SNAP23C domain-containing protein — translation MASDLPVLTEQEELQRRANQVTDESLESTRRMMQLVEESKDAGIRALVMLDEQGEQLERIEEGLDQINSDMKEAEKNLTDLGKCCGLCSCDKLKAFEESGAYKAVWGGASGQDGVVSDQPPSSRVVDEREIMIMSGGHIRRVTNDAREDEMEENLAHVGSIIGNLKSMALDMGNEIDTQNVQIERIQGKAILNVSRIDAANQKANNLMKR, via the exons ATGGCGTCAGACCTGCCCGTCttgacagagcaggaggagctgcagaggagagccAATCAGGTCACAGATGAG tccCTGGAGAGCACGAGGCGGATGATGCAGCTGGTTGaggag agtaAAGACGCTGGGATCAGAGCTTTGGTTATGCTGGATGAACAAGGAG AGCAGCTGGAGCGTATAGAGGAGGGTTTGGATCAGATCAACTCGGATATGAAGGAGGCCGAGAAAAACCTGACTGATCTGGGCAAGTGCTGTGGCCTCTGCTCCTGTGATAA ACTGAAGGCCTTTGAAGAGAGCGGGGCGTACAAGGCGGTTTGGGGCGGAGCCTCCGGCCAGGACGGCGTTGTTTCTGATCAGCCGCCGTCGTCTCGTGTcgtcgatgagagggagataATGATCATGAGCGGAGGACACATACGCag GGTGACTAACGACGCCCGAGAGGACGAGATGGAGGAGAACCTGGCTCACGTCGGCAGCATCATAGGGAACCTGAAGAGCATGGCCCTGGACATGGGAAACGAGATAGACACGCAGAACGTCCAGATCGAACGCATCCAGGGCAAG GCTATTCTCAACGTGTCGCGCATCGACGCTGCCAACCAGAAAGCCAACAACCTAATGAAACGATAG